A genomic region of Deinococcus humi contains the following coding sequences:
- a CDS encoding sensor histidine kinase, with translation MGHSDDVSQAQPKVALPNSGDLQHEIQVLKAQLRTAEAMFTKSPQGAFVLAPSGRILAANRQAGLLLGVPVQTVTGRRLGHFLTPASQASLTALLQRVFATAERVEDDLVLLSPAERPLSVMVAAQRIDEADEAAGCQLVVTNVTTLKQAQVFLLDEVEALRHAVQEHEQRNRRLDEEVHQVVSATEAQLYLHLGRLQSYLNLHRKDVGLDGRVSSHLDTTQDVLDTTFVLLESLGRYLQARQLRLRSTSVDLNRVLAEARKALHGVLAGREVQWSSASLPTVQGDSKALQMIVQEYLANALKFTRTRERACIHVLVETTAEEYHIGIQDNGVGFNMRHKDKAFELFGRLHPCGSYEGTGLGLAVVRRLAERSGGRAWGDSKVDQGATFWLA, from the coding sequence ATGGGTCACTCCGACGATGTCAGCCAGGCGCAACCGAAGGTTGCGCTCCCAAACTCCGGCGACCTGCAGCACGAGATTCAGGTCCTGAAAGCCCAGCTTCGCACCGCCGAAGCCATGTTTACCAAAAGCCCCCAGGGAGCCTTCGTCCTGGCCCCCTCCGGGCGCATTCTGGCCGCCAACCGGCAGGCTGGTCTGCTGCTGGGCGTTCCGGTCCAGACGGTCACCGGCCGCCGGTTGGGACACTTCCTGACCCCGGCCTCACAGGCGTCGCTGACCGCCCTGCTTCAACGGGTCTTCGCCACAGCCGAGCGGGTGGAAGACGATCTCGTGCTGTTGTCCCCCGCTGAGAGGCCCCTGTCGGTCATGGTCGCGGCGCAGCGAATCGATGAGGCGGACGAGGCGGCGGGATGCCAGCTCGTCGTCACGAACGTGACGACCTTGAAACAGGCCCAGGTGTTCCTGCTCGACGAAGTCGAGGCGCTCAGACACGCGGTTCAGGAGCACGAGCAGCGCAACCGTCGCCTGGACGAGGAAGTCCATCAGGTGGTCAGCGCCACCGAAGCCCAGTTGTACCTGCACCTCGGGCGGCTGCAGAGCTACCTGAATCTCCACCGCAAAGACGTGGGCCTGGACGGACGGGTCTCCAGCCACCTCGACACGACGCAGGACGTGCTGGACACCACCTTTGTGCTGCTGGAGTCGCTTGGCCGCTACCTGCAGGCGCGGCAACTCAGGCTCCGCTCGACCAGCGTGGATTTGAACCGGGTGCTGGCCGAAGCGCGTAAAGCGCTTCACGGTGTGCTGGCCGGCCGGGAGGTGCAGTGGTCCTCGGCGAGTCTGCCGACGGTCCAGGGCGACAGCAAAGCCCTGCAGATGATCGTGCAGGAATACCTGGCCAACGCGCTCAAGTTCACCCGTACACGTGAGCGGGCCTGCATCCATGTCCTGGTGGAGACCACCGCGGAGGAATACCACATCGGCATTCAGGACAACGGGGTGGGCTTCAACATGCGGCACAAGGACAAGGCTTTTGAACTGTTCGGGCGGCTCCATCCCTGCGGGTCTTACGAGGGCACTGGACTGGGGCTGGCGGTGGTGCGGCGGCTGGCGGAACGTTCCGGGGGACGGGCCTGGGGGGACAGCAAGGTGGACCAGGGGGCGACGTTCTGGCTCGCGTAG
- a CDS encoding NADH-dependent flavin oxidoreductase has translation MYYLILYSEKFRVSPMQDLSALFEPYTFQSGVHVRNRLVLAPMTTWSSDPDDSVSRAELNYIARRSKGVGLALTAVTYVTPNGKGFHGQFGAERDDRLESLKALAQAVKSGGARAVLQMFHAGHQAPPELVDNDVASASDVPPPGSPLRSESPVSVRALSQEEIQDIVLDFGQTTRRAIEAGFDGVEIHGANGYLIQQFLSGHSNRRTDGWGGSLEKRLRFPLAVIAEVKRVVAAHAQGPFLVGYRFSPEEPHEQGLTMHDALSLVEALKDQDLDYVHVSLSEYAGQPRRGDDLKRSRLEQIAERLGTQTPLIAVGNVWSPEDAVQALQLGASFVALGRALLLDPEWVQKVEAGRSQDIQTTLSINDREALTLPEPLWKLLTNFMVKDRLTGATGPEPSPA, from the coding sequence ATGTACTACTTGATTTTATACAGTGAAAAGTTTAGGGTATCTCCTATGCAGGATCTCTCCGCGCTCTTCGAGCCCTACACTTTCCAGAGTGGTGTCCACGTCAGAAACCGCCTGGTTTTGGCTCCAATGACCACCTGGTCGTCCGATCCTGACGATTCGGTTTCCAGAGCCGAACTGAACTACATCGCGAGGCGTTCAAAAGGTGTTGGGCTGGCGCTCACGGCAGTCACCTATGTCACGCCGAATGGCAAGGGATTCCACGGTCAATTTGGGGCGGAACGTGATGATCGCCTGGAGAGCCTGAAGGCGCTGGCACAGGCGGTCAAGAGCGGAGGGGCGCGGGCCGTCCTTCAAATGTTTCATGCTGGTCATCAAGCCCCACCCGAACTCGTCGACAACGACGTTGCCTCGGCCAGTGATGTGCCGCCGCCAGGCAGCCCCTTGCGCTCAGAGAGCCCTGTGTCAGTTCGGGCGCTCAGTCAGGAAGAAATTCAAGACATCGTGCTTGATTTTGGGCAGACGACCCGTCGGGCCATTGAAGCTGGATTTGATGGCGTCGAAATCCACGGAGCCAACGGTTATCTCATTCAGCAATTCCTGTCCGGCCACAGCAATCGCCGCACTGACGGGTGGGGCGGCTCGCTGGAGAAGCGCCTCCGTTTCCCGTTGGCCGTGATTGCAGAGGTCAAGCGTGTTGTAGCCGCCCATGCCCAAGGCCCGTTCCTGGTGGGTTACCGCTTTTCTCCCGAAGAACCTCACGAGCAGGGCTTAACCATGCACGACGCCCTGAGTCTGGTGGAGGCCCTGAAAGATCAGGACCTGGACTATGTTCATGTGTCGTTGTCGGAGTATGCCGGCCAACCACGCCGCGGAGACGATCTGAAGCGCAGCCGCTTGGAACAGATTGCCGAGCGTCTTGGGACGCAGACGCCGCTCATTGCCGTTGGCAACGTCTGGAGTCCTGAGGATGCAGTGCAAGCACTCCAACTGGGGGCATCCTTTGTGGCGTTGGGCCGTGCGCTCCTGCTCGATCCGGAGTGGGTACAGAAAGTAGAAGCTGGGCGAAGCCAGGACATTCAGACCACGCTTTCGATCAATGACCGGGAAGCCCTGACACTCCCGGAACCCTTATGGAAGCTGCTGACGAACTTTATGGTCAAAGACCGCCTGACTGGGGCCACGGGCCCTGAACCGAGTCCTGCGTAG
- a CDS encoding GGDEF domain-containing protein → MLTNPLLMNLALLVAGLFTVSLTYVRASVSEAWTRLLVRYALMVGTSVALMVNTIPLGPGLLYDFRTVPVALASRRNGWLAGLAVALPLGVYRWLLGGLGQVPACINLLLVALLAGWGRPAFTRRSGNVGPALYTRWREALQIFAMANLTTFVAFALAAKPVAEALGVYTLFTLLSTVGMVAGHLVVQTRLSALANAATLGQLAFTDGLTGALNRRQFDLDLPQAGPASYLLLLDLDHFKQVNDSHGHAAGDRVLGALADVVRQSVRPSDRVYRLGGEEFVVLLHHCQPDAALLVAERVRASIEGRLAGLAGVPGVITVSGGLVPARGAASLAAADTWLYAAKAAGRNRMFSWLGAGENLMS, encoded by the coding sequence ATGCTCACCAACCCGCTGCTGATGAACCTTGCGCTGCTCGTGGCCGGTCTGTTCACGGTCAGCCTGACGTACGTGCGCGCGAGCGTGTCCGAGGCCTGGACCCGGCTCTTGGTGCGCTACGCCCTGATGGTGGGCACCAGCGTTGCGCTGATGGTGAACACCATCCCCCTGGGACCAGGGCTGCTGTACGACTTCCGCACTGTCCCGGTGGCGCTGGCCAGCCGCCGCAACGGTTGGCTGGCTGGGCTCGCGGTGGCCCTGCCTCTGGGCGTGTATCGCTGGCTGCTGGGCGGCCTGGGCCAGGTGCCTGCCTGCATCAATCTGCTGCTGGTCGCCCTGCTGGCTGGCTGGGGCCGCCCCGCTTTTACCCGGCGTTCCGGGAACGTGGGCCCGGCCCTCTATACCCGCTGGAGGGAAGCACTTCAGATCTTTGCCATGGCCAACCTCACGACCTTCGTGGCCTTCGCGCTGGCAGCCAAGCCCGTCGCCGAGGCCCTGGGGGTATACACGCTGTTCACCCTCCTGAGCACCGTGGGCATGGTAGCGGGGCACCTCGTGGTGCAGACCCGTCTCAGTGCTCTGGCCAACGCAGCCACCCTGGGACAGCTGGCGTTCACCGACGGGCTGACCGGTGCCCTCAATCGCCGTCAGTTCGACCTGGATCTGCCACAGGCGGGCCCCGCGTCCTACCTGTTGCTGCTGGACCTGGATCACTTCAAGCAGGTCAATGACAGCCACGGCCACGCGGCCGGGGACCGGGTGCTTGGGGCACTGGCCGACGTGGTCCGCCAGAGTGTGCGTCCGTCGGACCGGGTCTATCGCCTGGGTGGGGAGGAATTCGTGGTGCTGCTGCATCACTGCCAGCCGGATGCGGCGCTGCTGGTGGCCGAACGGGTGCGGGCGAGCATCGAGGGGCGACTCGCGGGGCTGGCTGGCGTGCCAGGGGTCATCACTGTGTCCGGCGGTCTGGTGCCTGCGCGCGGCGCGGCGTCGCTGGCAGCCGCCGATACCTGGCTGTATGCCGCCAAAGCAGCTGGCCGTAACCGCATGTTCTCGTGGCTGGGCGCAGGCGAAAACCTCATGTCCTGA
- a CDS encoding Fic family protein, with protein sequence MTRFQPRYLHDHPGWTNFTWDSAAVSNLLAQVNFQRGVLSGQLSILGLDAQQNALMDALTDDAARSTRIEGEVLDEMKVRSSVARRLGLPYAGLPELHCDVVGVVDVTLDATRNASESLTEDRLLRWHKALFPTGQSGITPILTGQYRTDVHGPMQVVGNRLDKPTVYFEAPAAGRVPNLMDDFLAWLEAEQHLDPVVKAGLAHLHFLTIHPFEDGNGRLARVISDLLLARADRRSERHYSLSRQIQEHQREYYEILERTQRQHTPDVTAWLRWFLQRVLDATEQTQQALGAVRAKRAYFDHHRAAALNERQLDVLNRLFEPFDGKLTRRKYVRLAGQGQASGGLRRRPISEDTALRDLEGLVAAGMLVREGAGRGVHYRVLLPDNTDISAFSEDMFTTASGLTCGDTSKRETTE encoded by the coding sequence ATGACCCGCTTTCAGCCGCGCTATCTGCATGACCATCCCGGCTGGACGAACTTCACCTGGGACAGTGCCGCCGTGTCGAACCTGCTCGCACAGGTCAACTTCCAGCGCGGCGTCCTCAGCGGACAGCTCAGCATTCTGGGGCTGGACGCCCAACAGAACGCCCTGATGGACGCCCTGACCGACGACGCCGCCCGCAGCACCCGCATCGAGGGCGAGGTGCTCGACGAGATGAAAGTCCGCTCCAGCGTGGCCCGGCGCCTGGGCCTTCCGTACGCGGGCCTGCCCGAACTTCACTGCGACGTCGTCGGCGTGGTCGACGTCACCCTCGACGCCACCCGGAACGCCTCTGAGTCTCTCACCGAAGATCGCCTGTTGCGCTGGCACAAAGCCCTGTTCCCCACCGGGCAGAGCGGCATCACCCCAATCCTCACCGGCCAGTACCGCACCGACGTGCACGGCCCCATGCAAGTCGTCGGCAACCGTCTCGACAAGCCCACCGTGTACTTCGAGGCGCCGGCAGCCGGCCGCGTCCCGAACCTGATGGACGACTTCCTGGCGTGGCTGGAAGCCGAGCAGCACCTCGACCCAGTCGTCAAGGCTGGCCTCGCGCACCTGCACTTTCTGACCATTCATCCCTTCGAAGACGGCAACGGGCGCCTCGCGCGGGTGATCAGCGATCTGCTGCTCGCCCGCGCCGACCGGCGCAGCGAGCGGCACTACTCCCTGTCCCGTCAGATCCAGGAGCACCAGCGGGAATACTACGAGATCTTGGAACGCACCCAGCGACAGCACACTCCAGACGTCACGGCGTGGCTGAGGTGGTTCCTTCAGCGCGTCCTCGACGCCACCGAGCAGACCCAGCAGGCCCTGGGCGCGGTGCGTGCCAAGCGCGCTTACTTCGACCACCACCGCGCTGCGGCGCTGAATGAACGGCAGTTGGACGTCCTGAACCGACTGTTCGAGCCATTCGATGGAAAGCTCACCCGCCGGAAGTACGTGCGTCTAGCTGGTCAAGGCCAGGCCTCAGGTGGGCTGCGGCGTCGGCCGATCAGCGAGGACACCGCGCTGCGCGATCTGGAGGGCCTCGTGGCAGCCGGCATGCTCGTCCGTGAGGGTGCCGGACGAGGCGTGCATTACCGCGTGCTGCTCCCCGACAATACGGACATCTCAGCGTTCAGCGAGGACATGTTCACCACGGCGTCCGGCCTGACGTGCGGCGACACATCAAAAAGAGAGACAACCGAATAA
- a CDS encoding replication-associated recombination protein A: MSMPTGLFEHADESYRPLAERLRPRTLDELIGQKHLMVRGAPLEVARRTRKVQSLILHGPPGTGKTTLARALANTMDADFVAMSATNAGKAELAKVVEQARAARLRGRSTILFLDEIHRWNRTQQDALLPEIESGNITLIGATTENPGFTLVGALRSRARIVEVRALTHEDILELLARAESVEHKRLPLTPEARASIAEQCGGDARMALGMAEAVWMSGPDHDLTPEELNVVAPVARGRHGRNAEALYDLLSALHKAMRGSDVDAALLYTAMLLEGGEDPYAIIRRVQACASEDVGLADPQAMVQADAAWSAMLRLGPAEGRLPLAQAVIYVASAPKSNSAYTALNGAMALARANPTLMPPLHMMNAPTDYQRALGRKQGYAYDHDYARAYSGQQRLPDEFAGLELYTPSAQGYEAKVLAPRVAHWRALRGTPQPLASEPEGGAVDARLAQQAGEKAGQKAEAQGTSPVIPAISMPPGVDCPAQAMRKEDRAARKKEKTAKADAEVKSKGGAKAARTPARSAAQKGGKA; this comes from the coding sequence ATGAGCATGCCCACCGGCCTCTTCGAGCACGCAGACGAATCGTACCGGCCACTGGCCGAGCGCCTGCGCCCGCGCACCCTGGACGAGCTGATCGGCCAGAAGCACTTGATGGTGCGTGGCGCGCCCCTGGAGGTCGCCAGGCGCACCCGCAAGGTGCAGAGCCTGATCCTGCACGGCCCTCCGGGGACCGGGAAGACCACGCTGGCTAGGGCGCTGGCCAACACCATGGATGCCGACTTCGTGGCCATGAGCGCCACCAACGCCGGCAAGGCCGAGCTGGCCAAGGTGGTCGAGCAGGCACGCGCCGCCCGGTTGCGCGGGCGCTCCACCATCCTCTTCCTCGACGAGATCCACCGCTGGAACCGCACCCAGCAAGACGCCCTGCTGCCGGAGATCGAGAGCGGGAATATCACCTTGATCGGCGCCACTACAGAGAATCCTGGCTTCACCCTGGTGGGGGCATTGCGCTCGAGGGCCCGCATCGTCGAGGTCAGGGCGCTCACCCACGAGGACATCCTCGAGCTGCTGGCACGCGCGGAAAGCGTGGAGCACAAGAGGCTGCCGCTGACCCCCGAAGCGCGGGCGTCGATCGCCGAGCAGTGCGGCGGCGACGCGCGCATGGCGCTGGGCATGGCCGAGGCGGTCTGGATGTCCGGGCCCGACCACGACCTCACGCCCGAGGAACTCAACGTGGTCGCGCCGGTGGCCCGGGGCCGTCACGGGCGGAACGCGGAGGCCCTGTACGACCTGCTCTCGGCCCTCCACAAGGCCATGCGCGGATCCGACGTCGACGCCGCCCTGCTTTACACGGCCATGCTGCTCGAGGGGGGCGAGGACCCCTACGCCATCATCCGCCGCGTGCAGGCCTGCGCCTCGGAGGACGTCGGGCTGGCCGACCCCCAGGCGATGGTCCAGGCCGACGCGGCCTGGTCGGCAATGCTGCGGCTCGGGCCGGCCGAGGGGCGGCTGCCGCTGGCGCAGGCGGTGATCTACGTGGCCAGCGCACCCAAATCGAACTCGGCCTACACGGCGCTGAATGGCGCCATGGCCCTGGCGCGGGCCAACCCGACCCTGATGCCGCCCTTGCACATGATGAACGCGCCTACCGATTACCAGCGCGCCCTGGGGCGCAAGCAGGGCTACGCCTACGATCACGACTACGCACGGGCCTACAGCGGCCAGCAGCGCTTGCCCGACGAGTTCGCCGGGCTCGAGCTGTACACCCCCAGCGCCCAGGGCTACGAGGCCAAGGTGCTCGCTCCCCGGGTGGCCCACTGGCGCGCCCTGCGCGGCACGCCGCAGCCGCTGGCCAGCGAGCCGGAGGGCGGGGCAGTCGACGCGCGCCTGGCCCAGCAGGCCGGGGAGAAGGCGGGACAGAAGGCTGAGGCACAGGGGACAAGTCCCGTGATCCCGGCCATCAGCATGCCCCCGGGCGTCGACTGCCCCGCCCAGGCCATGCGCAAGGAGGACCGCGCCGCGCGCAAGAAGGAGAAGACCGCCAAGGCGGACGCTGAGGTCAAGAGCAAGGGAGGCGCCAAGGCAGCGCGCACGCCGGCCAGGTCAGCAGCGCAGAAGGGGGGCAAGGCGTGA
- a CDS encoding PadR family transcriptional regulator: MEPNLLKGNLDLILLSILEGGEKYGLDITKEANARTQGYFDLNAGSLYPALHRLERAGWVRSENRPPPRGGPRVRYYQLTGAGQQALADKRHAYDTFDDALRALWRPA; encoded by the coding sequence ATGGAACCGAACCTGCTCAAAGGCAACCTGGACCTGATCCTGCTCTCCATCCTCGAGGGTGGCGAGAAGTACGGCCTGGACATCACCAAGGAGGCCAACGCCCGCACACAGGGGTACTTCGACCTGAACGCGGGCAGCCTCTATCCGGCCCTGCACCGCCTGGAACGCGCCGGGTGGGTCCGCAGCGAGAACCGGCCCCCCCCACGCGGCGGTCCCAGGGTCCGCTACTACCAGCTCACCGGGGCAGGCCAGCAGGCCCTGGCCGACAAACGCCATGCCTACGACACCTTCGACGACGCCCTGCGCGCCCTGTGGCGGCCGGCATGA
- a CDS encoding permease prefix domain 1-containing protein, with translation MTELDRYLEQATRGLFGARRRAVREELHGNLVQHALDLQVSGLSPEEALQGALRAFGSPARVRQGLLRVHTLPLVVTGLLMVSSVGTVALGVAVREMPVRSASPVTCPTGPSQTSEHREPECRRSVPSMPPKGAR, from the coding sequence ATGACCGAGCTCGATCGCTACCTCGAGCAGGCCACCCGGGGCCTGTTCGGCGCACGTCGCCGCGCAGTGCGGGAGGAACTGCACGGCAACCTGGTGCAGCACGCCCTCGACCTGCAGGTCAGCGGCCTCTCGCCCGAGGAAGCGCTGCAAGGCGCCCTGCGCGCCTTCGGCTCCCCGGCCCGGGTCCGTCAGGGCCTGCTGAGGGTGCATACACTGCCCCTCGTCGTCACCGGGCTGCTGATGGTTTCGAGTGTCGGGACGGTGGCGCTGGGCGTCGCCGTCCGCGAGATGCCAGTCCGGTCCGCCTCTCCGGTGACCTGCCCGACTGGGCCGAGCCAGACCTCTGAACATCGGGAGCCCGAATGCCGCCGTTCAGTGCCGTCCATGCCGCCAAAAGGAGCACGGTGA
- the lepB gene encoding signal peptidase I yields MTFTLRLGRLWKEFLEPVAFAVVVTQFAATLVGVDGASMMPNLRDHERVFVPKYETWLHKAGIGQFQRGDIVIFKPPREVAARAPELTRPGPLGLWTYRPFLIKRLIALPGDTVRVTGGQVSVNGQEVAQGFTTDYWREQGCWDTGSDLANHAQSPGLVRGAQEFRVPPGQYFVMGDNRTAQGSEDSRTFGPVPLRDIAGRAAAVVWPIMRKTNARYDCAEISRPQDHVVFSGESVPNLRMLSRPEGFQSVR; encoded by the coding sequence GTGACCTTCACCCTTCGCCTGGGCCGCTTGTGGAAAGAATTCCTGGAACCGGTGGCCTTTGCCGTGGTGGTCACCCAGTTCGCCGCGACGCTGGTCGGCGTGGACGGGGCGAGCATGATGCCAAATCTGCGCGACCACGAGCGGGTGTTCGTGCCCAAGTACGAGACCTGGCTGCACAAGGCCGGGATTGGGCAGTTCCAGCGCGGCGACATCGTGATCTTCAAGCCGCCCCGCGAGGTGGCGGCGCGGGCCCCCGAACTCACCCGGCCGGGTCCGCTGGGACTGTGGACCTACCGGCCGTTCCTGATCAAGCGGTTGATCGCCCTGCCGGGGGACACGGTGCGCGTCACGGGCGGGCAGGTGTCCGTCAACGGGCAGGAGGTGGCGCAGGGCTTCACCACGGACTACTGGCGCGAGCAGGGCTGCTGGGACACGGGGAGTGACCTGGCCAACCACGCGCAGAGTCCCGGACTGGTGCGCGGCGCGCAGGAGTTCCGGGTGCCGCCCGGGCAGTACTTCGTGATGGGCGACAACCGCACCGCGCAGGGCAGCGAGGACTCCCGTACGTTCGGTCCAGTGCCGCTGCGAGACATCGCAGGGCGTGCGGCGGCGGTGGTGTGGCCGATCATGCGCAAGACGAACGCGCGCTATGACTGCGCCGAGATCTCTCGGCCACAGGACCATGTGGTCTTTTCCGGTGAAAGTGTGCCGAACCTGCGGATGCTGTCCCGCCCGGAGGGGTTTCAGAGCGTCAGGTGA
- a CDS encoding hexameric tyrosine-coordinated heme protein has protein sequence MMEDYVPTLLTATPLEGRQLALKLARKTVAAIQPDAEVRQRLRPAYAEDTAQLMLAAQVAAIEFQTIAAANDYWRGQD, from the coding sequence ATGATGGAAGACTACGTACCGACTTTATTGACCGCGACGCCACTCGAGGGACGGCAACTCGCGCTCAAGCTGGCCCGCAAGACGGTTGCCGCCATTCAGCCCGATGCCGAGGTGCGGCAGCGGCTCCGCCCCGCTTATGCGGAAGACACCGCCCAACTGATGCTTGCCGCGCAAGTGGCTGCCATAGAGTTTCAAACCATCGCCGCCGCCAACGATTACTGGCGTGGACAGGACTGA
- a CDS encoding superoxide dismutase → MSRVQLIESPSPTLSSDRQALLGEIYGTFGAAPNMFRAVANSPTALAAHWVEVPTAIREVVRNNTGGHLNHSFFWPLLTPSGTAMAREPNGRLRVMSTAIQDTPLTEGVYPLLRLDSWTHAYYLKDQNRRAEYVQSFWNVVNSEEVERRYRVALGLARGHRA, encoded by the coding sequence ATGTCCCGAGTTCAACTGATCGAAAGTCCTTCTCCGACCCTCTCATCCGACCGCCAGGCCCTGCTGGGTGAGATTTACGGCACGTTCGGCGCGGCGCCCAACATGTTTCGCGCTGTCGCCAATTCGCCCACCGCCCTCGCTGCCCACTGGGTCGAGGTACCCACAGCGATTCGAGAGGTGGTGCGAAACAATACCGGGGGACACCTCAACCACAGTTTCTTCTGGCCTCTGCTGACGCCAAGCGGAACGGCAATGGCGCGGGAGCCGAACGGAAGGCTGCGCGTGATGAGCACGGCCATCCAGGACACTCCTCTCACTGAGGGTGTCTATCCCCTGCTCAGGCTCGACAGCTGGACACACGCCTACTACCTGAAGGACCAAAACCGCCGCGCTGAATATGTCCAGTCATTTTGGAACGTGGTGAACTCGGAAGAAGTTGAGCGCCGTTACCGGGTGGCGCTCGGTCTCGCAAGGGGGCATCGCGCATGA
- a CDS encoding MarR family winged helix-turn-helix transcriptional regulator gives MTEHAYPLDDAAAPRISDGLTQLAAALRQRSWHDATALGLSATQVQILVFLHRHARDAAKLSEVARILGLTSATVSDAVSTLEAKGHVHKGRDPGNARALALSITGPGRLVAEQVTRWPDVLLAGVETLTPDEQTVFVRGLSKIIGEMERQGAIPVARLCVTCANFRPNMHADSARPHHCVLIDAPLGDHGLRLDCAEHEEAALPGREATWQRWLDIEQLR, from the coding sequence ATGACAGAACATGCTTACCCTCTCGACGACGCAGCAGCGCCCCGTATCAGTGACGGACTCACGCAACTGGCTGCCGCACTGCGCCAACGCTCGTGGCACGACGCTACGGCACTCGGCCTCTCGGCCACGCAGGTTCAGATTCTGGTCTTTCTTCACCGGCACGCCCGGGACGCGGCCAAGCTGAGCGAAGTCGCCCGCATCTTGGGCCTCACGAGCGCGACTGTCAGCGACGCCGTCAGTACCCTGGAAGCCAAGGGGCACGTGCATAAAGGCCGTGATCCGGGCAATGCTCGCGCGCTGGCGCTCTCCATCACCGGGCCAGGACGTCTGGTGGCCGAACAGGTCACCCGCTGGCCGGACGTTCTTCTCGCTGGCGTCGAGACGCTGACGCCCGACGAGCAGACGGTGTTTGTCCGTGGTCTCAGCAAGATCATCGGGGAGATGGAACGGCAAGGGGCCATTCCCGTCGCCCGGCTGTGCGTGACCTGTGCCAACTTCCGCCCGAACATGCACGCGGACTCCGCTCGGCCACACCATTGTGTCCTGATTGACGCTCCTCTGGGGGATCATGGTCTGCGCCTGGACTGCGCCGAACACGAGGAAGCGGCCTTGCCTGGGCGGGAAGCCACCTGGCAACGCTGGCTCGACATCGAACAACTGCGCTGA
- a CDS encoding helix-turn-helix domain-containing protein, protein MSPAPNVDPERELRGLSKRLKALRDGRDWTLDEVAERTQLSKPYLSRLEAGERQPSIAALLSIAQTYGVTVASLFQEGEQAPQVVVRGTQALLKPGNGLQHAGLSARAGEFNLRPIRVLVPIGREGEELYQHDGEEWLYVLRGRLRLILGREQHVLEEGDAAHFDARTPHRLVAEGEGDAELLLVATTSPRPLLSSYL, encoded by the coding sequence GTGAGTCCTGCGCCGAACGTCGATCCAGAACGCGAACTGCGCGGGCTGAGCAAGCGTTTGAAGGCCTTACGCGACGGCCGCGACTGGACGCTGGACGAGGTAGCCGAACGAACCCAGCTGTCCAAGCCTTACCTCTCGCGTTTGGAGGCAGGCGAGCGTCAGCCGTCCATCGCTGCCCTGCTCAGCATCGCCCAGACCTACGGCGTCACTGTCGCGTCCCTGTTTCAGGAGGGTGAGCAAGCGCCGCAAGTGGTGGTCCGTGGAACGCAGGCCCTGCTCAAGCCTGGGAATGGGCTGCAGCACGCGGGACTCTCCGCCCGCGCCGGCGAGTTCAACTTGCGCCCCATTCGCGTGTTGGTGCCGATTGGCCGCGAGGGCGAAGAGCTCTACCAGCATGACGGTGAGGAGTGGCTGTACGTGCTGCGTGGCCGTTTGAGGCTTATCCTCGGGCGGGAGCAACACGTGCTCGAAGAGGGCGACGCCGCCCACTTCGATGCCCGCACGCCCCACCGCTTGGTGGCCGAAGGTGAGGGAGACGCCGAACTTCTCCTCGTGGCGACCACGTCACCACGCCCCCTGCTGAGCAGTTACCTCTGA